From Halobacterium sp. R2-5, the proteins below share one genomic window:
- a CDS encoding MFS transporter produces MASTSAATAADAAPGDARRAVAVVVGVVFIDLLGFGIIIPVLPFYVRSFGVSDVFIGLLAASYSLAQFSAAPVLGRVSDERGRRPVLMLSVGVAGVAWLVFGFASEVGDAVGTTAGLAVLFGARLLAGGAGGNISAAQAYIADVTPPERRAGALGLVGAAFGLGFVFGPAVGGLLASETAVSAARAALPAFVPVTQFSLPCFAAAGFSFLALLAAAVVLEEPERTRGPAARTTFVAQFRSALADADLRPLVVSFFLTSLAFTGITVMFVPFVADFFGYGATEAAMFLAYIGALGIVNQGVLVGALSRRFGPRRVARAGVVSLFLALLVLAVSPLAGTRALTADGPAWLTSGLVVLLAFGALVSFGNGAITVGLATLVSGAASTDTQGSSFGVTQSAGSLGRTVGPPLAAAAYVVVYWSPFVAGALLLVPVGVLLRTRA; encoded by the coding sequence GTGGCATCGACGAGCGCTGCGACGGCTGCCGACGCGGCCCCGGGAGACGCGCGTCGCGCGGTCGCCGTGGTCGTCGGCGTGGTGTTCATCGACCTGCTCGGGTTCGGCATCATCATCCCCGTCCTCCCGTTCTACGTGCGCTCGTTCGGCGTCAGCGACGTCTTCATCGGACTGCTCGCGGCGTCGTACTCGCTGGCGCAGTTCTCCGCCGCGCCCGTCCTCGGGCGCGTCTCCGACGAGCGCGGCCGCCGTCCCGTCCTGATGCTGTCGGTCGGCGTCGCGGGCGTCGCGTGGCTCGTGTTCGGCTTCGCTTCGGAAGTCGGGGACGCAGTCGGGACGACGGCCGGCCTCGCGGTGCTGTTCGGCGCGCGGCTGCTCGCTGGCGGCGCGGGCGGGAACATCTCGGCGGCGCAGGCGTACATCGCGGACGTGACGCCGCCGGAGCGCCGCGCCGGCGCGCTCGGGCTCGTCGGCGCCGCGTTCGGCCTCGGGTTCGTGTTCGGGCCCGCCGTCGGCGGTCTGCTCGCCAGCGAGACGGCGGTGTCGGCCGCACGCGCCGCTCTCCCCGCGTTCGTCCCCGTCACCCAGTTCTCGCTGCCGTGCTTCGCCGCCGCCGGCTTCTCGTTCCTCGCGCTGCTGGCCGCCGCGGTCGTGCTCGAAGAACCGGAGCGAACGCGCGGCCCCGCGGCGCGGACGACGTTCGTCGCGCAGTTCCGCTCGGCACTCGCCGACGCCGACCTCCGGCCGCTGGTCGTCTCCTTCTTCCTGACGTCGCTGGCGTTCACCGGCATCACGGTGATGTTCGTGCCGTTCGTCGCCGACTTCTTCGGCTACGGCGCGACGGAGGCCGCGATGTTCCTCGCGTACATCGGCGCGCTCGGTATCGTGAACCAGGGCGTCCTCGTCGGCGCGCTCTCCCGGCGCTTCGGCCCCCGGCGCGTCGCTCGGGCGGGCGTCGTCTCGCTGTTCCTCGCGCTGCTCGTGCTCGCGGTCTCCCCGCTCGCCGGCACGCGCGCGCTGACCGCCGACGGGCCCGCGTGGCTGACCTCTGGGTTGGTCGTGTTGCTCGCGTTCGGCGCGCTGGTGTCGTTCGGGAACGGCGCCATCACGGTCGGGCTGGCGACGCTGGTCTCCGGGGCGGCGTCGACGGACACGCAGGGGTCGTCGTTCGGCGTCACGCAGAGCGCGGGGAGCCTCGGGCGGACCGTCGGCCCGCCGCTGGCCGCCGCCGCGTACGTCGTCGTCTACTGGTCGCCGTTCGTCGCGGGCGCGCTGCTGCTGGTGCCGGTCGGCGTCCTGCTGCGGACGCGGGCGTAG
- a CDS encoding DUF5800 family protein encodes MTALSFEDDGVDVVYEGTEFRMERTLIEEATQKDYHEVTDHEVLKLVEDDPSLSGEPRRIGDIV; translated from the coding sequence ATGACTGCGCTCTCGTTCGAAGACGACGGCGTCGACGTCGTCTACGAAGGCACCGAGTTCAGGATGGAGCGGACGCTCATCGAGGAGGCCACACAGAAGGACTACCACGAGGTCACCGACCACGAGGTGCTCAAGCTCGTGGAGGACGACCCGTCGCTGTCCGGGGAGCCCCGGCGCATCGGCGACATCGTGTAG
- a CDS encoding acyltransferase, with amino-acid sequence MLGPNPIDELVVPDGTTVQEHDVVVDGDVLVGGQSTVELGVRGRSVVAGERVSFAGDIEADGDCRLDMWCDVDGNVLASEDAYLGERVHITGRLVVGGDLDIGDDVDIEEGFEASGWIVIRNPMPTITFFVVYLTHLLQIGEEEEAEELAAEFAADGDAQPLTIPRSGSVSDDAWRVSTPATIGDGCRLHGNIRATSIDVGAENNIFGSLRAQDDVSVDSDTKIHGDVTTRDGDVRIEADATVLGDVSGQDVHVHPDADVDGVIRARGEMHLGSRADRDPE; translated from the coding sequence GTGCTCGGCCCGAACCCGATAGACGAACTCGTCGTGCCAGACGGTACCACCGTACAGGAGCACGACGTCGTGGTCGACGGCGACGTGCTCGTCGGCGGGCAGTCCACCGTCGAACTCGGGGTTCGCGGCCGCAGCGTCGTCGCGGGCGAACGGGTTTCGTTCGCGGGCGACATCGAGGCCGACGGCGACTGCCGGCTGGATATGTGGTGCGACGTCGACGGGAACGTCCTCGCCAGCGAGGACGCCTACCTCGGCGAGCGCGTCCACATTACCGGCCGGCTGGTCGTCGGCGGTGACCTCGATATCGGCGACGACGTCGACATCGAGGAGGGGTTCGAGGCCTCGGGCTGGATCGTCATCCGGAACCCGATGCCCACGATCACGTTCTTCGTCGTCTACCTCACCCACCTCCTGCAGATCGGCGAGGAGGAGGAGGCCGAGGAGCTCGCCGCCGAATTCGCCGCAGACGGCGACGCTCAGCCGCTGACGATTCCGCGCTCGGGCAGCGTCTCCGACGACGCGTGGCGGGTGTCGACGCCCGCGACCATCGGCGACGGCTGCCGGCTGCACGGGAACATCCGCGCGACCAGCATCGACGTCGGCGCGGAGAACAACATCTTCGGCAGCCTGCGTGCCCAGGACGACGTCAGCGTCGACTCGGACACGAAGATTCACGGCGACGTCACCACACGCGACGGCGACGTGCGCATCGAAGCCGACGCCACCGTCCTCGGCGACGTCTCCGGGCAGGACGTCCACGTCCACCCGGACGCCGACGTGGACGGCGTCATCCGGGCCCGCGGCGAGATGCACCTCGGCAGCCGCGCGGACCGCGACCCCGAATAG
- a CDS encoding hemolysin family protein, protein MNTLEVTIRLVAGIGLILANGFFVAIEFALTRARQFTEAEFVDGNPSLERAWEMTNDLELYLTTCQVGITASSIAVGIVAEPALAAIFEPVFRNTVLASVGGGAVLAFLIINLVHLTHGEQTPTYLGVERSRFVSKYGAGPLYWFHFAISPIIKLGDGIAKATLKLFGVEMTGAWLETEEDVIESRADLRNRLGSVLGESDLSRERREEVLGALDIDQMPVESVMVDADDVVALSAAVGLEENLERMSETPHVRYPLVGETLDDFRGIVYLPEVFRDLDDLRSGEDTLGDVAQPPMTLPASLPVSDAIDRFQSERQELAFVTDEDDRVVGLVTVTDALEAIAGEVEDPFDDERES, encoded by the coding sequence ATGAACACCCTAGAGGTCACGATCCGCCTCGTCGCGGGGATCGGGCTGATTCTCGCGAACGGCTTCTTCGTCGCAATCGAGTTCGCGCTGACTCGCGCCCGCCAGTTCACCGAGGCGGAGTTCGTCGACGGCAACCCCTCCCTGGAGCGCGCGTGGGAGATGACCAACGACCTCGAACTCTACCTCACCACGTGTCAAGTCGGCATCACGGCGTCCTCGATTGCGGTCGGTATCGTCGCCGAGCCGGCGCTCGCGGCCATCTTCGAGCCGGTGTTCCGGAACACCGTGCTTGCCTCGGTCGGCGGCGGCGCCGTCCTCGCGTTCCTCATCATCAACCTCGTCCACCTCACGCACGGCGAACAGACGCCGACCTACCTCGGCGTGGAGCGCTCGCGGTTCGTCTCCAAGTACGGCGCCGGGCCGCTGTACTGGTTCCACTTCGCCATCTCGCCGATCATCAAGCTCGGCGACGGCATCGCGAAGGCCACGCTGAAGCTGTTCGGCGTCGAGATGACGGGCGCGTGGCTCGAAACCGAGGAGGACGTCATCGAGTCGCGCGCCGACCTCCGGAACCGCCTCGGGTCCGTGCTCGGCGAGTCCGACCTCTCCCGGGAGCGCCGCGAGGAAGTCCTGGGCGCGCTCGACATCGACCAGATGCCCGTCGAGAGCGTGATGGTCGACGCCGACGACGTGGTCGCGCTGTCGGCGGCAGTCGGCCTCGAGGAGAACCTCGAACGGATGAGCGAGACCCCCCACGTCCGGTACCCGCTGGTCGGCGAGACCCTGGACGACTTCCGCGGCATCGTCTACCTGCCGGAGGTGTTCCGCGACCTCGACGACCTCCGGTCGGGCGAGGACACGCTCGGGGACGTCGCCCAGCCGCCGATGACGCTCCCGGCGTCGCTACCCGTCAGTGACGCCATCGACCGCTTCCAGTCGGAACGCCAGGAGCTGGCGTTCGTCACCGACGAGGACGACCGCGTCGTCGGGCTCGTCACGGTCACGGACGCGCTGGAAGCCATCGCCGGCGAGGTCGAGGACCCGTTCGACGACGAGCGCGAGAGTTAA
- a CDS encoding redox-regulated ATPase YchF — protein MLSIALAGKPNAGKSTFYTAATRSEVDVANYPFTTIDANRGVTHVRTECPCLEREERCGHEHCHDGKRYVPVELLDVAGLVPGAHEGRGLGNQFLDELSNADVIVNVVDASGATDEEGEPVEIGEHDPIEDIDFVEEEMDLWLAGIVEDNWESVERASRSPGFDIEEAVTDMMTGFGASEYQVAGVLRDIDYPEDPIQWTDEDREALARGVRERTKPIVVVANKVDVAPEENVQRLLDLDKPVVPATAQGELALRRGVDAGFLDYDPGDEDFEVTGEVSDGQRDALDDLRETMAEYGGTGVQAALNHAVYDLLDMVTAYPVQDQSKWTDAKGNVLPDAFLLENGSTPVDLAYAVHSDIGDGYLHAVNAKTNREVGESYELEEGDVVKIVSTAK, from the coding sequence ATGCTCTCTATCGCGCTTGCCGGGAAGCCGAACGCCGGCAAGTCGACGTTCTACACCGCCGCGACGCGCTCGGAGGTGGACGTCGCGAACTACCCGTTCACCACTATCGACGCGAACCGGGGCGTGACCCACGTTCGCACAGAGTGTCCGTGTCTGGAGCGCGAGGAGCGCTGCGGCCACGAGCACTGCCACGACGGCAAGCGCTACGTCCCCGTCGAACTGCTGGACGTGGCGGGCCTCGTACCGGGCGCCCACGAGGGCCGGGGCCTCGGCAACCAGTTCCTCGACGAGCTGTCGAACGCGGACGTCATCGTGAACGTCGTCGACGCGTCGGGCGCGACCGACGAGGAGGGAGAACCGGTCGAAATCGGCGAGCACGACCCCATCGAGGACATCGACTTCGTCGAGGAGGAGATGGACCTCTGGCTGGCGGGCATCGTCGAGGACAACTGGGAGAGCGTCGAGCGGGCGTCCCGGTCGCCGGGATTCGACATCGAGGAGGCCGTCACGGACATGATGACGGGCTTCGGTGCGAGCGAGTACCAGGTCGCGGGCGTCCTCCGGGACATCGACTACCCCGAGGACCCGATCCAGTGGACCGACGAGGACCGCGAGGCGCTCGCCCGAGGGGTCCGCGAACGCACGAAGCCCATCGTCGTCGTCGCGAACAAGGTCGACGTCGCGCCCGAGGAGAACGTCCAGCGACTGCTCGACCTCGACAAGCCCGTGGTTCCCGCGACCGCGCAGGGCGAGCTCGCGCTCCGCCGCGGCGTCGACGCGGGCTTCCTCGACTACGACCCCGGCGACGAGGACTTCGAGGTGACGGGCGAGGTCAGCGACGGCCAGCGCGACGCCCTCGACGACCTCCGCGAGACGATGGCCGAGTACGGCGGCACGGGCGTCCAGGCGGCGCTGAACCACGCGGTCTACGACCTGCTCGACATGGTCACCGCGTACCCCGTGCAGGACCAGTCGAAGTGGACCGACGCGAAGGGCAACGTCCTCCCCGACGCGTTCCTCTTAGAGAACGGCTCGACGCCCGTGGACCTCGCGTACGCCGTCCACTCGGACATCGGCGACGGCTACCTCCACGCGGTGAACGCCAAGACGAACCGGGAGGTCGGCGAGAGCTACGAACTGGAGGAGGGCGACGTCGTGAAGATCGTCTCCACCGCGAAGTAG
- a CDS encoding class I SAM-dependent methyltransferase yields the protein MDAWQDDDALADQYADASNLAARQVLHARFSTAEKSVHEWLFDQFDLPENATVLSLGAGHGALWTANADRIPAGWDVTVTDNYPGMVMDAMEALEDVDREFDFDAVDAREIPYPEDTFDAVTAHFVLSHLTDADREQALREIRRVLKADGTLYAAANGEADLREVFDVAESYGTLPDASGFTLENGAAQLREAFSDVERRDVEHTLRITKPEPVVAYLLSLPGFEGADAFALEDAFRERTGDDAFEVDRVAGAFVASASE from the coding sequence ATGGACGCCTGGCAGGACGACGACGCGCTCGCCGACCAGTACGCGGACGCGTCGAACCTCGCCGCCCGACAGGTCTTGCACGCGCGCTTCTCGACCGCCGAGAAATCCGTCCACGAGTGGCTGTTCGACCAGTTCGACCTGCCCGAGAATGCGACGGTGCTGTCGCTGGGCGCCGGCCACGGCGCGCTCTGGACCGCCAACGCCGACCGGATTCCCGCGGGCTGGGACGTCACGGTGACGGACAACTACCCGGGGATGGTGATGGACGCGATGGAGGCCCTGGAGGACGTCGACCGCGAGTTCGACTTCGACGCCGTCGACGCCCGCGAGATTCCGTACCCCGAGGACACGTTCGACGCCGTGACGGCGCACTTCGTGCTCTCGCACCTCACGGACGCCGACCGCGAACAGGCCCTGCGAGAAATCCGGCGCGTGCTGAAGGCCGACGGGACGCTGTACGCCGCGGCGAACGGCGAGGCCGACCTGCGGGAGGTGTTCGACGTCGCCGAGTCGTACGGGACGCTCCCGGACGCGTCGGGGTTCACGCTGGAGAACGGCGCCGCACAGCTCCGTGAGGCGTTCTCGGACGTCGAGCGCCGGGACGTCGAGCACACGCTCCGCATCACGAAGCCGGAGCCGGTGGTCGCGTACCTGCTCTCGCTGCCCGGCTTCGAGGGCGCGGACGCGTTCGCGCTGGAGGACGCGTTCCGCGAGAGAACCGGCGACGACGCGTTCGAAGTCGACCGCGTCGCCGGCGCGTTCGTCGCGTCGGCCAGCGAGTAG
- a CDS encoding UbiA family prenyltransferase, producing MHVARHGEGARATAAALTSQIHPVFMLPPLAASGFGAVLAGEFSLGVAGVHVAAMFFAVYTAHVKDGFVDFHVRGEDDDHPLTAAGCRVAIRAASVAFFACAAALWWLVGPGAAALAVPAWLIAYHHAPQLDTNPVTTTTGYPLGIAVSLLGGYYAQVGSLAVRPVAFAGVLLVLLSGVKVVDDAQDYDYDSSIGKRSVAVVLGKPGARRLAYGLMAAAMVAVAALAALSVFPPSAVVAVAAFAVVAAFAARADPTIATMLLVRGCYVFLAVLVAAVWFRPLS from the coding sequence ATGCACGTGGCACGCCACGGCGAGGGGGCTCGCGCGACGGCCGCGGCGCTGACGTCCCAGATCCACCCGGTCTTCATGCTGCCGCCGCTGGCGGCGTCGGGGTTCGGCGCCGTGCTCGCCGGCGAGTTCTCGCTGGGCGTCGCGGGCGTCCACGTCGCCGCTATGTTCTTCGCTGTCTACACGGCGCACGTGAAGGACGGCTTCGTGGACTTCCACGTGCGCGGCGAGGACGACGACCACCCGCTCACCGCCGCGGGCTGTCGGGTCGCCATCCGCGCAGCGTCCGTGGCGTTCTTCGCGTGTGCCGCCGCGCTCTGGTGGCTCGTCGGACCGGGCGCGGCCGCGCTCGCCGTGCCCGCGTGGCTCATCGCGTACCACCACGCGCCCCAGCTCGACACGAACCCCGTGACGACGACGACGGGCTACCCGCTCGGCATCGCGGTCTCGCTGCTCGGCGGCTACTACGCGCAGGTCGGGTCGCTGGCCGTCCGGCCGGTGGCGTTCGCGGGCGTGCTGCTCGTGTTGCTCTCCGGCGTGAAGGTCGTCGACGACGCCCAGGACTACGACTACGACAGCTCCATCGGGAAGCGCAGCGTCGCCGTCGTGCTCGGGAAGCCGGGCGCGCGCCGGCTCGCGTACGGCCTGATGGCGGCCGCGATGGTCGCCGTCGCGGCGCTCGCCGCGCTCTCGGTGTTCCCGCCGAGCGCCGTCGTCGCCGTGGCCGCGTTCGCCGTGGTCGCGGCGTTCGCGGCGCGCGCCGACCCCACTATCGCGACGATGCTGCTCGTGCGGGGCTGCTACGTCTTCCTCGCGGTGCTGGTCGCGGCGGTGTGGTTCCGCCCGCTCTCGTAG
- a CDS encoding pyridoxal phosphate-dependent aminotransferase, producing the protein MTEFSQRVEAISISGIREVFEAAGEDAINLGLGQPDFPTPEHARQAAVDAIEAGKADAYTSNRGTPDLVDAIVQKHARDNGVDVAPEGVIATSGGSEALHLALEAHVDAGEEVLFPDPGFVSYDALTRIAGGEPVGLPLREDLTLDPATVEEHITEDTAAFVVNSPANPTGAVQSPEDMREFARIADEHDVLCISDEVYEHIVFDGEHRSPLEFAETDNVVVVNACSKTYSMTGWRLGWVAASERRAERMLRVHQYSQACASAPAQYAAEAALTGPQDVVGEMVASFEERRDLVLDGLEDMGLDVPKPEGAFYAMPKVPEGWVDEVLDRGVVVVPGDAFGEHGEGYARISYATDTEQLREALDVMRAATNALR; encoded by the coding sequence ATGACGGAGTTCTCCCAGCGAGTCGAAGCCATCTCCATCAGCGGCATCCGGGAAGTGTTCGAGGCGGCCGGCGAGGACGCCATCAACCTCGGACTCGGCCAGCCCGACTTCCCGACGCCCGAGCACGCACGGCAGGCCGCCGTCGACGCCATCGAGGCGGGGAAGGCGGACGCGTACACGTCCAACCGCGGGACGCCCGACCTCGTGGACGCCATCGTCCAGAAGCACGCCCGCGACAACGGCGTCGACGTGGCACCGGAGGGCGTGATTGCGACGTCCGGCGGGAGCGAGGCGCTCCACCTCGCGCTGGAGGCCCACGTCGACGCCGGCGAGGAAGTGCTGTTCCCGGACCCGGGGTTCGTCTCCTACGACGCGCTCACGCGAATCGCGGGCGGCGAGCCGGTCGGCCTGCCGCTGCGCGAGGACCTCACGCTCGACCCCGCGACCGTCGAGGAGCACATCACCGAGGACACCGCGGCGTTCGTCGTGAACTCGCCCGCGAACCCGACGGGCGCGGTACAGTCCCCGGAGGACATGCGGGAGTTCGCGCGCATCGCCGACGAGCACGACGTGCTCTGTATCTCCGACGAGGTGTACGAGCACATCGTCTTCGACGGCGAGCACCGCTCGCCGCTGGAGTTCGCGGAGACGGACAACGTCGTCGTGGTGAACGCGTGCTCGAAGACGTACTCGATGACGGGGTGGCGGCTCGGCTGGGTCGCCGCCAGCGAGCGCCGCGCCGAGCGGATGCTGCGCGTCCACCAGTACTCGCAGGCCTGCGCGAGCGCGCCCGCCCAGTACGCCGCCGAGGCCGCGCTCACGGGCCCGCAGGACGTCGTCGGCGAGATGGTGGCGTCCTTCGAGGAGCGCCGCGACCTCGTGCTCGACGGCCTCGAAGACATGGGGCTGGACGTCCCCAAACCGGAGGGCGCGTTCTACGCGATGCCGAAGGTGCCCGAGGGCTGGGTCGACGAGGTGCTCGACCGCGGCGTCGTCGTCGTGCCCGGTGACGCGTTCGGCGAGCACGGCGAGGGGTACGCCCGCATCTCGTACGCGACGGACACCGAGCAGCTCCGCGAGGCGCTGGACGTGATGCGCGCGGCGACGAACGCCCTGCGGTAA
- a CDS encoding LLM class flavin-dependent oxidoreductase, protein MDLSVVDLSPVPDGGTATDAYANTVEAAQQAERLGYERFWVAEHHGMGDTLAGTTPEVLLGHLAAETESIRLGSGAVLLNHYSPFKVAEQFGALDALAPGRVDAGLGRANGSPEVDRALGTERHVRNPDEDHREKIEAVVNHLYDDYPEGHAYADIEIPRSAGEPPVPWVLGSSPSSAEIAGKLGLRYCFAAFIRPQFAAHAIETYREHFRPGPLAGSVDEPEVMVALNAVCAESDEDAARLRATAEASFQRMKRGVTGTAPAVEEAIDELGGVPEPTPETLDSGEWPRAISGSPETLNGLFEQLSDRVGADELMVQHVVADHDDALRSHELIADGVGLSPR, encoded by the coding sequence ATGGACCTCTCTGTCGTCGACCTCTCTCCGGTCCCCGACGGCGGCACCGCGACGGACGCCTATGCGAACACCGTCGAAGCCGCCCAGCAGGCCGAACGGCTCGGCTACGAGCGCTTCTGGGTCGCCGAACACCACGGCATGGGCGACACGCTCGCCGGGACGACCCCCGAAGTCTTGCTCGGCCACCTCGCCGCCGAGACGGAGTCGATTCGGCTGGGCTCGGGCGCGGTGCTGCTCAACCACTACAGCCCGTTCAAGGTCGCCGAGCAGTTCGGCGCGCTGGACGCGCTCGCGCCCGGCCGGGTCGACGCCGGGCTCGGCCGCGCGAACGGCTCCCCCGAAGTCGACCGCGCGCTCGGCACCGAGCGCCACGTCCGCAACCCCGACGAGGACCACCGCGAGAAGATTGAGGCCGTCGTCAACCACCTCTACGACGACTACCCGGAGGGCCACGCGTACGCGGACATCGAGATTCCGCGCTCCGCCGGAGAGCCGCCCGTCCCGTGGGTGCTCGGCTCCAGCCCGTCGAGCGCGGAGATCGCGGGAAAACTCGGGCTGCGCTACTGCTTCGCGGCGTTCATCCGCCCGCAGTTCGCCGCCCACGCGATCGAGACGTACCGCGAGCACTTCCGACCCGGACCGCTGGCGGGCAGCGTCGACGAACCCGAGGTGATGGTCGCGCTCAACGCCGTCTGCGCGGAATCCGACGAGGACGCCGCGCGGCTGCGGGCGACCGCCGAAGCGTCGTTCCAGCGCATGAAACGCGGCGTCACCGGCACCGCGCCCGCCGTCGAGGAAGCCATCGACGAGCTCGGCGGCGTCCCCGAGCCGACTCCCGAGACGCTCGACAGCGGCGAGTGGCCGCGCGCCATCTCCGGCAGCCCGGAGACGCTGAACGGGCTGTTCGAACAGCTCTCAGACCGAGTCGGCGCCGACGAGCTGATGGTCCAGCACGTCGTCGCCGACCACGACGACGCGCTCCGCTCGCACGAACTCATCGCCGACGGCGTCGGACTCTCGCCGCGCTGA
- a CDS encoding GAF domain-containing protein: MSVSGRAGGVAVAALGLALVAFHARTVAVLWGEPARVLVNGAVPALLAAAVVVAGVRLARGEVVAEQFVPRVLAWVGVGVVVLAAATAWLFASVLVVGPLPPNTALTVLNAATLGGLVGFLVGVHDAGHRRQQVQVDQLNRINDTLRIATREVVDADDRDELERRVCERLQQSVLYESAWIGRCEPGDDEVTPDVWAGLDDEYYESVVVTLDEDEPLGRGPGGRAVRTGEIQCSQDVFADPSMEPWHHLFESHGVESVAVVPIVDDGAVYGVLSVYANRSYVFDEREREILTELGETIGHAVTSLDAREQLRHRESELATQNDRLEEFASVLSHDLRNPLNVAEGSVELARTERDSEALQRASRALDRMNELVEDVLTLARTGQRVSEFASVDLREVAAGAWQTTATEDATLDVAASLGPVAGDESRVRELFENLFRNAVEHTNDDVSVTVGELDGGFYVADDGPGIPDSDRGEVFDAGFSTAADGTGFGLNIVRSIADAHGWDVRVTESETGGARFEFTGAEMEAGPVEERTASET, translated from the coding sequence GTGTCAGTCTCCGGGCGGGCGGGCGGCGTCGCCGTCGCGGCGCTCGGGCTCGCCCTCGTCGCGTTCCACGCGCGGACAGTCGCCGTGCTGTGGGGCGAGCCGGCGCGCGTTCTCGTGAACGGGGCCGTTCCAGCACTGTTGGCCGCGGCCGTGGTCGTCGCGGGCGTGCGACTCGCTCGCGGCGAGGTCGTCGCCGAGCAGTTCGTTCCGCGCGTGCTGGCGTGGGTCGGCGTCGGCGTGGTCGTGCTCGCAGCGGCGACGGCGTGGCTGTTCGCGAGCGTGCTGGTCGTCGGGCCGCTGCCACCGAACACCGCGTTGACGGTGCTGAACGCCGCGACGCTCGGCGGACTCGTCGGGTTCTTGGTGGGCGTCCACGACGCGGGCCACCGCCGGCAGCAGGTCCAGGTCGACCAGCTGAACCGCATCAACGACACGCTCCGCATCGCCACCAGGGAGGTCGTCGACGCGGACGACCGCGACGAACTTGAGCGCCGGGTCTGCGAACGCCTCCAGCAGTCCGTCCTCTACGAGTCGGCGTGGATCGGTCGCTGTGAGCCCGGCGACGACGAAGTCACGCCGGACGTGTGGGCGGGGCTGGACGACGAGTACTACGAGTCGGTCGTCGTCACGCTCGACGAGGACGAACCGCTGGGGCGGGGGCCGGGCGGGCGCGCCGTCCGCACCGGCGAGATACAGTGCTCGCAGGACGTCTTCGCGGACCCGTCGATGGAGCCGTGGCACCACCTCTTCGAGTCCCACGGCGTCGAGTCGGTGGCGGTCGTCCCGATCGTCGACGACGGCGCCGTCTACGGCGTCCTGAGCGTGTACGCGAACCGCTCGTACGTCTTCGACGAGCGCGAGCGGGAAATCCTGACGGAGCTGGGGGAAACCATCGGGCACGCGGTGACGTCCCTCGATGCGCGCGAGCAACTGCGCCACCGGGAGAGCGAGCTTGCCACCCAGAACGACCGGCTGGAGGAGTTCGCGAGCGTGCTCAGTCACGACCTCCGCAACCCGCTGAACGTCGCGGAAGGGTCGGTGGAGCTGGCGCGCACCGAGCGGGACAGCGAGGCGCTCCAGCGGGCGTCCCGGGCGCTCGACCGGATGAACGAGCTCGTCGAGGACGTCCTGACGCTCGCGCGGACCGGCCAGCGCGTCAGCGAGTTCGCGAGCGTCGACCTCCGCGAGGTCGCGGCCGGCGCGTGGCAGACGACCGCGACCGAGGACGCGACACTCGACGTGGCGGCGTCGCTGGGGCCGGTGGCCGGCGACGAGAGCCGCGTTCGAGAGCTGTTCGAGAACCTCTTCCGGAATGCAGTCGAGCACACGAACGACGATGTCTCCGTGACAGTCGGCGAACTCGACGGCGGCTTCTACGTCGCGGACGACGGCCCCGGAATCCCCGATAGCGACCGCGGAGAGGTGTTCGACGCGGGGTTCTCGACGGCCGCGGACGGGACGGGCTTCGGGCTGAACATCGTGCGGAGCATCGCGGACGCCCACGGCTGGGACGTCCGCGTCACCGAGAGCGAAACGGGAGGTGCGCGCTTCGAGTTCACGGGCGCCGAAATGGAGGCCGGTCCCGTCGAGGAGCGCACGGCGTCGGAAACCTAG